The following coding sequences are from one Pirellulales bacterium window:
- a CDS encoding trypsin-like peptidase domain-containing protein, whose protein sequence is MRNTAPLRQTTDAGQSPGDRPEREERATARPTQERHRLGPEQAAVQMVLFFDYECPQCQRVEQDVRALMKRFPGGFSLSLRHFPQSTDCNHTLQLNTHPIACQAARAAEAAGIMKGEAGFWEMHAWLFERMGRFSGDELRDALPTMGYDDVDGFLATMNGEKPLENILRDVLDAATLPNVGLGTMVMNGIQLESGEIEDALAQAVRFLEGQPPTDALAASPDGSSPQGPFSVELLATAMAATVQIVNVSNGDQGSGVMIAKSGSTVYVLTADHLLPKDRLSADRGERLEIRRFSTIAANGPAVYRSVQVVARAPDDDVAVLRFSTRRDVPAPLSICPPPQIPDDEPFPVLSIGWGGGVPTSVAGRVSATKRVRKRSKGAATLVWELNKPSKPGQSGGPLIDTHGYVVGVASGNSGGHGYFCHTEVIHRLLDQNGLKWLYAEK, encoded by the coding sequence ATGAGGAACACCGCGCCGCTGCGACAAACTACCGATGCAGGTCAATCTCCCGGTGATCGGCCAGAGCGCGAGGAGCGCGCGACCGCCCGGCCGACGCAAGAGCGGCACCGTTTGGGGCCAGAACAGGCGGCGGTGCAAATGGTGTTGTTCTTCGACTACGAGTGCCCGCAATGCCAACGAGTTGAGCAGGACGTGCGGGCGTTGATGAAGCGCTTCCCCGGCGGCTTTTCGCTATCGCTGCGGCATTTTCCGCAATCGACCGATTGCAATCATACGCTGCAGTTGAACACGCACCCCATCGCCTGCCAAGCCGCCCGAGCGGCCGAGGCGGCGGGGATCATGAAAGGCGAGGCCGGCTTCTGGGAAATGCACGCCTGGCTGTTCGAGCGCATGGGCCGCTTTTCTGGCGATGAGCTGCGCGACGCGTTGCCGACTATGGGTTATGACGACGTCGATGGTTTTCTGGCGACCATGAACGGGGAGAAACCGCTCGAAAACATTCTGCGAGACGTGTTGGATGCCGCTACATTGCCGAACGTCGGGCTGGGAACAATGGTGATGAATGGCATTCAGTTGGAAAGCGGTGAAATCGAAGACGCCCTGGCGCAGGCCGTGCGGTTTCTGGAGGGGCAACCACCGACCGACGCACTGGCGGCATCGCCTGACGGGTCGTCGCCACAGGGACCGTTTTCCGTCGAGCTTCTGGCCACGGCGATGGCGGCGACCGTGCAGATCGTCAATGTGTCAAACGGCGATCAAGGAAGCGGTGTGATGATCGCCAAGAGCGGGTCGACGGTTTACGTGTTGACGGCCGACCACCTGCTGCCAAAGGACCGACTATCGGCAGATCGAGGCGAGCGATTGGAAATCCGCAGGTTCTCGACCATCGCCGCCAACGGACCGGCCGTGTACCGATCGGTTCAGGTCGTGGCCCGAGCGCCAGACGACGACGTGGCCGTGCTGCGCTTTTCCACTCGCCGAGACGTGCCGGCGCCCCTCTCGATCTGCCCTCCGCCACAGATCCCTGATGACGAGCCATTCCCAGTGCTGTCGATTGGTTGGGGCGGGGGTGTGCCGACGAGCGTGGCCGGGAGAGTCAGCGCGACGAAGAGGGTGCGGAAGCGGTCGAAGGGCGCCGCGACGCTGGTGTGGGAGCTGAATAAACCTTCAAAGCCGGGCCAATCCGGGGGACCGTTGATTGACACGCACGGATACGTGGTCGGCGTGGCCAGCGGGAACAGCGGCGGCCATGGTTACTTCTGTCACACCGAAGTGATTCACCGTTTACTCGATCAAAACGGCCTCAAGTGGCTATACGCCGAGAAGTAG